The Microtus pennsylvanicus isolate mMicPen1 chromosome 19, mMicPen1.hap1, whole genome shotgun sequence genome includes a region encoding these proteins:
- the LOC142838335 gene encoding tubulin alpha-1B chain-like, with product MPSDKTIGGGDDSFNTFFSETGAGKHVPRAVFVDLEPTVIDEVRTGTYRQLFHPEQLITGKEDAANNYARGHYTIGKEIIDLILDRIRKLADQCTGLQSFLVFHSFGGGTGSGFTSLLMERLSVDYGKKSKLEFFIYPAPQVSTAVVEPYNSILTTHTSLEHSDCAFMVDNEAIYDICRRNLYIEHPTYTNLNRLISQIVSSITASLRFDGALNVDLTEFQTNLVSYPRIHFPLATYAPVISAEKAYHEQLSVAEITNACFEPANQMVKCDPLHGKYMACCLLYHGDVVPKDVNAAIATIKIKRSIQFVDWCPTGFKVGINYQPPTVVPGGDLAKVQRAVCMLSNTTAIAEAWARLDHKFDLMYAKRAFVHWYVGEGMEEGEFSEPREDVAALEKDYEEVGVDSVEGEGEEEGEEY from the coding sequence ATGCCAAGTGACAAGACCATTGGGGGAGGAGACGACTCCTTCAACACCTTCTTCAGTGAGACAGGCGCTGGCAAGCACGTGCCCCGGGCAGTGTTCGTAGACCTGGAGCCCACGGTTATTGATGAAGTTCGCACTGGTACCTACCGCCAGCTCTTCCACCCTGAGCAGCTCATCACAGGCAAGGAAGATGCTGCCAATAACTATGCCCGTGGCCACTACACCATTGGCAAGGAGATCATTGACCTCATCCTGGACAGAATTCGCAAGCTGGCCGACCAGTGCACAGGTCTTCAAAGCTTCTTGGTCTTCCACAGCTTTGGTGGGGGAACCGGCTCTGGGTTCACCTCCCTGCTGATGGAGAGGCTCTCTGTTGATTACGGAAAGAAGTCCAAGCTGGAGTTCTTCATCTACCCAGCCCCGCAGGTTTCCACCGCTGTGGTTGAGCCCTACAACTCTATCCTCACCACCCACACCTCCCTGGAGCACTCTGATTGTGCCTTCATGGTGGACAACGAGGCCATCTATGACATCTGTCGTAGAAACCTTTACATTGAGCACCCCACCTACACCAACCTTAACCGCCTCATTAGCCAGATTGTGTCCTCCATCACTGCTTCCCTCAGATTTGATGGAGCCCTGAATGTTGACCTGACAgaattccagaccaacctggtGTCCTACCCTCGCATCCACTTCCCTCTGGCCACATATGCCCCTGTCATCTCTGCTGAGAAAGCCTACCATGAGCAGCTTTCTGTAGCAGAGATCACCAATGCCTGCTTTGAGCCAGCCAACCAGATGGTAAAATGTGACCCTCTCCACGGTAAATACATGGCTTGCTGCCTGCTGTACCATGGTGATGTGGTTCCCAAAGATGTCAATGCTGCCATTGCCACCATCAAGATCAAGCGCAGCATCCAGTTTGTGGACTGGTGCCCCACTGGCTTCAAGGTTGGCATTAATTACCAGCCTCCCACTGTGGTACCTGGTGGAGACCTGGCCAAGGTCCAGAGAGCTGTGTGCATGCTGAGCAACACCACAGCCATCGCTGAGGCCTGGGCCCGCCTAGATCACAAGTTTGATCTGATGTATGCCAAGCGTGCCTTTGTGCACTGGTATGTGGGTGAGGGTATGGAGGAGGGGGAGTTCTCTGAGCCCCGTGAAGACGTGGCTGCCCTGGAGAAGGATTATGAGGAGGTTGGTGTGGATTCTGTTGAAggagagggtgaggaagaaggagaggaataCTAA